From a region of the Nitrospira sp. genome:
- a CDS encoding adenylosuccinate synthase: MGNLVIIGAQWGDEGKGKIVDILARGADFVVRYQGGSNAGHTVINERGTYIFHLIPSGILYRGTTCVIGNGVVVDPGSLIEEMDQLQTKGIAIRKNFVISQRAHLILPYHKAIDRASEQSKGSRKIGTTGRGIGPSYADKMARIGILMGDLLNPPLFKKKLAENLVEMNWFLEKLHKVETFQVDKVFHHYMGYADRLKSHIVDTTTLLNRAIENNKTVLFEGAQGTNLDVDFGTYPYVTSSSAAAGGACTGTGVGPTMIDAVMGIAKAYSTRVGSGPFPTELTDEVGRGLQERGREFGSTTGRARRCGWYDAVVVRHATQVNGLTSLAVTKLDVLDGCKELKLCIGYRHGGTVYKTMPADLDVLTNCVPVYQRMKGWTSATTGTTRYTRLPVEAKRYVARIEELAQCRIDMISTGSKRAETIILRNPLDCSRRRPKRP; this comes from the coding sequence ATGGGGAATCTCGTCATCATCGGCGCGCAATGGGGCGATGAAGGCAAGGGCAAGATCGTCGATATCTTGGCTCGCGGTGCCGATTTTGTCGTGCGCTATCAAGGCGGGTCGAATGCCGGGCACACCGTCATCAATGAACGTGGGACCTACATTTTTCATCTCATCCCGTCGGGAATTTTGTACCGGGGGACGACCTGTGTCATTGGAAACGGTGTCGTCGTGGATCCCGGGTCTCTCATCGAAGAGATGGATCAGCTCCAGACCAAGGGCATCGCGATCCGTAAGAACTTCGTCATCAGCCAGCGGGCACACTTGATCCTTCCCTATCATAAGGCGATCGACCGGGCATCGGAACAGTCCAAAGGATCACGGAAGATCGGGACGACCGGCCGGGGGATTGGGCCGTCCTATGCCGACAAGATGGCACGGATCGGGATTCTGATGGGCGATTTGCTGAATCCCCCCTTGTTCAAGAAAAAACTTGCGGAGAATCTTGTCGAAATGAACTGGTTCTTAGAGAAACTCCATAAGGTCGAAACGTTTCAAGTCGACAAAGTCTTCCATCACTATATGGGTTATGCCGACCGGCTCAAGAGCCACATTGTCGACACGACCACGTTGCTGAACCGCGCGATCGAGAATAATAAGACGGTCTTGTTTGAAGGCGCTCAGGGCACGAATCTGGATGTGGACTTCGGCACCTATCCCTACGTTACTTCGTCGAGTGCTGCGGCCGGCGGAGCGTGCACCGGGACCGGTGTCGGTCCGACGATGATCGACGCGGTCATGGGCATTGCCAAGGCCTATTCCACCCGAGTCGGGAGTGGGCCGTTTCCGACCGAACTGACCGACGAGGTTGGACGGGGGCTCCAAGAGCGAGGGCGAGAGTTCGGATCGACGACGGGACGGGCGAGACGCTGCGGCTGGTATGACGCGGTCGTGGTGCGTCATGCGACACAGGTGAACGGACTCACCTCGCTGGCCGTCACCAAACTCGATGTGCTCGACGGCTGCAAAGAGTTGAAGCTCTGCATCGGCTACAGACATGGGGGCACCGTGTATAAGACCATGCCGGCCGATCTCGATGTCTTGACCAACTGCGTGCCGGTCTATCAACGGATGAAGGGGTGGACCAGCGCGACGACAGGAACGACCCGCTATACGCGACTCCCCGTGGAAGCAAAACGCTACGTGGCGCGCATCGAAGAGTTGGCGCAGTGCCGAATCGATATGATCTCGACCGGGTCCAAGCGCGCCGAGACGATCATCCTGCGTAACCCCTTGGACTGCTCCCGCCGCCGTCCCAAACGCCCCTGA
- a CDS encoding site-specific integrase gives MGLVKRNHVWWMSFMFQGCQVRRSTGTTDKRLAESILCKVKVQIAEGRFFERREEEDRTFKEMMDRYMEERAVLKAPKSHGRDRTALNHLLPVFGDRVLAEIAPKLLAAYKIQRRNEQAAPATINKELQLVRHAFNVAMREWEWCRENPMHRVSLEQVRNEVDRWLTANEEERLLAASSPWLQEMIRFGLNTGMRQGEILNLQWQDVDFTRGTLMVMKSKNGTRRTIPLNSTVYELLAAKQAATGASRGPVFKTPLGNTLQVRFLVREFCEARDRAGIPDFRFHDMRHTFATRLVQRGIDLYKVQRLLGHKTGTMTQRYAHHSPESLRDGVNVLDEVRQDPVSTNLAQY, from the coding sequence ATGGGGCTCGTGAAGCGTAATCACGTCTGGTGGATGAGTTTCATGTTTCAAGGTTGCCAGGTTCGTCGGAGCACAGGGACGACGGACAAACGACTGGCCGAATCGATCCTGTGCAAAGTGAAGGTCCAAATTGCTGAGGGACGATTTTTCGAGCGGCGTGAGGAAGAGGATCGGACGTTCAAAGAGATGATGGACCGATATATGGAGGAACGGGCTGTGCTCAAGGCTCCGAAGAGTCACGGGCGCGACCGGACCGCGTTAAATCATCTCCTGCCGGTCTTCGGGGACAGGGTCCTCGCGGAGATTGCGCCTAAATTGCTGGCCGCATATAAGATACAGCGACGAAACGAGCAGGCAGCTCCCGCCACGATTAACAAAGAGCTGCAGCTCGTGCGTCATGCGTTCAACGTGGCGATGCGTGAATGGGAATGGTGCCGAGAAAATCCGATGCATCGAGTCTCCTTGGAGCAGGTGCGGAACGAAGTGGATCGTTGGCTGACCGCCAATGAAGAGGAACGTCTCCTTGCCGCTTCTTCTCCCTGGCTACAAGAGATGATCCGATTTGGACTCAATACTGGCATGCGGCAAGGGGAGATCCTCAACCTGCAATGGCAGGATGTAGATTTCACACGCGGGACTCTCATGGTGATGAAAAGCAAGAACGGCACACGCCGTACCATTCCACTGAACAGCACGGTGTATGAGCTGCTCGCCGCCAAACAGGCCGCAACAGGAGCTTCACGCGGACCGGTCTTCAAGACGCCGTTGGGTAATACTCTTCAAGTGCGGTTCTTGGTGCGTGAATTCTGTGAGGCGCGGGATCGGGCCGGTATCCCCGATTTCCGCTTTCACGACATGCGGCACACGTTCGCCACGCGACTCGTCCAACGAGGGATCGATCTGTACAAGGTCCAACGGCTGCTCGGTCACAAAACCGGCACGATGACGCAACGCTATGCGCATCATTCGCCGGAGAGTTTGAGGGACGGTGTGAACGTGCTCGATGAGGTTCGGCAGGACCCAGTTAGCACAAATTTAGCACAGTACTAA
- a CDS encoding helix-turn-helix domain-containing protein: MLLTIKELAEQLRIKSSTLYAWAAHGKIPCVRIHGLIRFRPEEIEAWMARFQPIKIKNLPSRSAATDIDRLIAAAKRAVYNPRHGETRPKSSLIGKEECDGAREA, encoded by the coding sequence ATGCTTCTGACAATAAAAGAGCTGGCAGAGCAACTTCGAATCAAGTCCTCGACACTCTACGCCTGGGCAGCTCACGGCAAGATACCGTGTGTACGGATTCATGGACTCATTCGATTCCGGCCGGAAGAGATCGAAGCGTGGATGGCACGATTCCAACCAATCAAGATCAAAAACCTGCCGTCACGAAGCGCGGCCACTGACATCGACCGGCTCATTGCCGCAGCCAAGCGCGCTGTCTATAATCCCCGCCACGGGGAAACCAGACCGAAATCAAGTCTCATCGGAAAGGAGGAGTGCGATGGGGCTCGTGAAGCGTAA
- a CDS encoding JAB domain-containing protein, which translates to MSQDAEHIPVRSKRLMKASRPALLYRAPRYRVTLVCETEGTGSAQPIRDSTTAATLFQPCFEGLDREHFVVCGLDAKHHVIGINVVSVGSLSLSIVHPREVFKPLIVMNAAAWLCAHNHPSGDTTPSQEDRLLTKRLREAGELLGITLLDHLILGEARQFSFADEGWP; encoded by the coding sequence ATGAGTCAAGACGCAGAACACATTCCCGTCAGGTCGAAACGTCTGATGAAGGCCAGTCGGCCAGCGTTGCTCTATCGAGCCCCTCGGTATCGCGTCACCTTGGTCTGTGAGACGGAGGGGACGGGATCGGCCCAACCCATCAGGGATTCGACCACGGCAGCGACGTTGTTCCAACCCTGTTTCGAAGGCCTCGATCGTGAACACTTCGTGGTTTGTGGGCTGGATGCCAAGCACCATGTCATCGGAATCAATGTGGTCTCGGTCGGGTCCTTGTCGCTCTCGATCGTCCATCCGCGTGAGGTCTTCAAGCCGTTGATTGTGATGAATGCAGCTGCATGGCTCTGTGCCCATAACCATCCCTCGGGAGATACCACGCCCAGTCAAGAAGATCGGCTCTTGACGAAGCGACTGCGCGAGGCCGGGGAGCTGTTGGGGATCACGCTATTGGATCATCTCATCCTTGGCGAGGCGCGACAGTTCAGCTTTGCCGATGAGGGCTGGCCGTGA
- a CDS encoding DUF2523 domain-containing protein, whose protein sequence is MTALLNLIYCFLLDMILSFTDVWKSGWDSVLGVADSLLASLGTGSLSAPIIPVQYTWILGATGMSQAMGIIASAMLVRFTLQAIPFVRWGS, encoded by the coding sequence ATGACCGCGTTGCTGAACCTGATCTATTGCTTTCTGCTCGACATGATTTTGTCGTTTACAGATGTCTGGAAAAGCGGCTGGGATTCAGTTCTCGGAGTTGCTGACAGCCTGCTGGCGTCACTCGGCACCGGTTCCCTGAGTGCGCCCATCATCCCTGTGCAATACACATGGATTCTAGGTGCGACCGGGATGAGTCAGGCCATGGGTATCATCGCCTCAGCCATGTTGGTACGGTTTACCTTGCAAGCGATCCCATTTGTCCGGTGGGGCTCATGA
- a CDS encoding replication initiation factor domain-containing protein codes for MSGWLFSLGWLRFTVPNSTVETVKALLGEGDWIRDEKGYEGYREVWFCRGNDSGYGRIATGAKRNPREVHVDLSQELIRHWTFEKFHAIAHWVLAQDGHFGRIDVALDDRLGVIDVDGVYEAVVKGHCVSHFRQCQIIGGLDVPSGSDRGKTLALGSRQSDTYLRVYDKATEQRAKHKPVDGPWMRWEMEWKSRRAQAVGLALASLDGDSFRKYIVGVFRTAVDFRDCTREDDPKDRYHAPILGWWQTLTEGMQRATLHVVTTVRKIEHVKRWAEKSLAPMLGLLCAHPEAGERWLVRTIIDGVDRWRSKHLALLQTGQDLAKTKHKLRWWNPRDGFSAAYGTGTT; via the coding sequence ATGAGCGGCTGGTTATTCTCACTGGGATGGCTTCGGTTCACCGTCCCCAATTCCACCGTTGAGACGGTGAAGGCACTCCTCGGTGAGGGAGACTGGATCCGGGACGAGAAGGGCTATGAAGGCTACCGCGAGGTCTGGTTCTGCCGGGGGAATGACAGCGGCTATGGCCGGATTGCGACGGGGGCCAAACGCAACCCTCGCGAAGTCCACGTCGATCTCTCCCAAGAACTGATTCGTCATTGGACCTTTGAAAAGTTTCACGCAATAGCCCACTGGGTTCTGGCGCAGGACGGGCATTTCGGGCGCATTGATGTGGCCCTCGATGATCGTCTGGGCGTGATTGATGTCGATGGGGTTTATGAGGCCGTGGTCAAAGGCCACTGCGTCTCGCATTTCCGGCAGTGCCAGATTATCGGCGGGTTGGATGTGCCCTCCGGGTCAGACCGTGGGAAGACGCTCGCCCTCGGGTCTCGCCAATCGGATACCTATCTCCGAGTCTACGATAAAGCGACGGAACAACGGGCCAAACACAAACCGGTCGACGGGCCGTGGATGCGCTGGGAAATGGAATGGAAAAGTCGGCGTGCCCAAGCGGTCGGACTCGCCCTCGCCTCGCTCGATGGGGACTCGTTCCGGAAGTACATCGTGGGGGTGTTCCGGACTGCGGTGGATTTCCGGGACTGCACGCGCGAGGACGACCCCAAGGACCGCTATCACGCGCCCATCCTAGGCTGGTGGCAGACCCTCACCGAGGGGATGCAGCGGGCCACGCTGCATGTCGTCACGACGGTACGCAAGATCGAGCACGTCAAACGCTGGGCGGAGAAAAGTCTGGCGCCGATGCTCGGCCTCCTGTGTGCCCATCCGGAGGCCGGGGAACGCTGGCTTGTCAGAACCATCATCGATGGGGTGGATCGCTGGCGCAGTAAACATCTGGCCCTCTTGCAGACGGGTCAGGATCTCGCGAAGACGAAACACAAACTCCGCTGGTGGAATCCGAGAGACGGGTTCTCTGCGGCCTATGGCACCGGGACCACCTAA
- a CDS encoding helix-turn-helix domain-containing protein, with amino-acid sequence MNAPWLTIHELAKALKVSVKTVRRAYLRGEIPVERIFRFVRFDLDQVKEAMRRKGQGLLPTIDTQEGATRRATGGASRRRDGQPSPRLVKRGRKFQPRTRRDA; translated from the coding sequence ATGAACGCACCGTGGCTGACCATTCATGAACTGGCGAAGGCCCTCAAAGTGAGCGTGAAGACCGTGCGCCGGGCCTATCTCCGTGGGGAGATCCCCGTCGAGCGCATCTTCCGGTTTGTCCGCTTCGACCTCGATCAAGTGAAGGAAGCGATGAGGCGGAAGGGGCAGGGACTCCTTCCCACCATCGATACGCAGGAGGGAGCGACCCGCCGCGCGACCGGCGGCGCCAGCCGACGGCGCGACGGGCAGCCGAGCCCCCGACTGGTCAAACGGGGGCGCAAATTCCAACCGAGGACTCGGAGGGACGCATGA
- the hsdR gene encoding type I restriction-modification system endonuclease has protein sequence MKPPHPLVSNFAQLQEHDEQLLRLGLLAERYFPEDPNTSLLKLRQFTELLAQHVATNVGEYVSTEEAQHQLVRRLQDQGILPREIAQLFSEVRRAGNAASHAMTGDHRIALAMLKISWQLGIWFHRTFKDPAFKSGPFIPPRTPKEESADLRDELGRLREELVEYQAAHHEVTQQLGAIQAKLKEATDEGSFWEQIAAEAESAKAALQQQLAAQQAKAETQSKAKLAAFVSASNQAAAAVQLDEVETRKLIDQQLKEAGWQVDSPTLRYSAGTRPQKGKNIAIAEWPTQSGPADYVMFVGLTPIAAVEAKRKNIDVSAALQQAKRYSRTFAVSEGVQSPGGPWGEFHIPFAFSSNGRPYLRQLATRSGIWFCDLRRPDNIGHVLDGWYTPEGLTALLKRDDNRAHEQLAKEPFNYGFTLRPYQQEAIQSIEQAIARGQREILLAMATGTGKTKTCIALIYRLLKAQRFRRVLFLVDRSALGEQAANAFKDTRMQSLQTFADIFGIKELGEQEPDSDTSLHIATVQGMVKRLLYSSEGVMPPSVDQYDCIIVDECHRGYLLDRELSETELTFRSYEDYISKYRRVLDYFDAVKVGLTATPALHTTQIFGLPIYSYSYREAVIDGYLIDHEPPIQVQTELSSKGIKWQAGEEVKVYNVQQNEVKLFTAPDEIKIEVEEFNRKVITEPFNTVVCQFLARELDPSTPHKTLIFCVNDAHADLVVKLLKEAFKGYYGSVEDDAVIKITGAADKPLELIRRYKNERNPNVAVTVDLLTTGVDVPEICNLVFLRRVNSRILFDQMLGRATRLCDEIGKETFRIFDAVRIYEALHELTAMRPVVADPKISFSQLIREMMASQGDDVRALAKDQFIAKFQRKKRHLSEKNKQDFESRAGMSPEDFLKRMHAMSLDDIASWFTQNSELGEVLDRKGEGRAEPILLSEHADKLKNVERGYGKATKPADYLKEFEEFVRSQGNAIPALVTVLTRPRELTRKQLRDLALAFDKAGFSEANLETAWREMTNQDIAARIVGYIRQAALGDALIPYEQRVDRALQTILTSKYWTVPQRQWLQKIAAQTKANVVVDRNALDDPDLIFKREGGGFARINRIFDGELQQVLDSFKDSIWNPAA, from the coding sequence ATGAAGCCTCCTCACCCGCTCGTCAGCAACTTTGCTCAGCTTCAAGAACACGACGAACAATTGCTTCGTTTGGGCCTCTTAGCAGAACGATATTTTCCGGAAGATCCCAATACGTCTCTGCTTAAGTTACGCCAGTTCACGGAACTCCTAGCCCAACACGTCGCCACGAATGTTGGCGAGTATGTCTCAACAGAGGAAGCTCAGCACCAGCTTGTCCGACGGCTACAAGATCAAGGCATCCTTCCACGGGAGATTGCTCAGCTATTCAGTGAGGTGAGACGCGCAGGCAATGCTGCCAGCCATGCGATGACGGGGGATCACCGAATCGCCCTTGCCATGCTCAAGATAAGCTGGCAACTCGGTATCTGGTTCCATCGGACCTTCAAGGATCCTGCTTTCAAATCGGGACCCTTTATCCCTCCGAGGACACCGAAAGAGGAAAGTGCCGATCTTCGAGATGAATTGGGCCGTTTAAGGGAAGAACTTGTCGAATACCAAGCGGCTCACCATGAAGTCACGCAACAGCTCGGCGCTATTCAGGCGAAACTGAAAGAAGCCACGGATGAGGGTTCATTCTGGGAGCAAATCGCTGCGGAAGCAGAATCAGCAAAAGCCGCACTCCAGCAGCAGTTAGCTGCACAACAGGCAAAAGCGGAGACGCAATCCAAGGCTAAACTTGCTGCCTTTGTTTCTGCATCGAATCAAGCTGCTGCAGCCGTACAGCTTGACGAAGTCGAAACCCGGAAGCTGATTGACCAGCAGCTCAAAGAAGCAGGATGGCAAGTTGATTCGCCAACGCTTCGCTATTCGGCAGGTACACGTCCTCAAAAAGGGAAAAACATAGCCATTGCCGAATGGCCAACCCAAAGTGGCCCTGCGGACTATGTGATGTTTGTAGGGCTTACACCCATCGCGGCGGTAGAAGCAAAGCGGAAGAATATCGACGTATCTGCAGCATTGCAGCAGGCCAAGCGATACAGCCGCACCTTCGCCGTAAGCGAGGGTGTTCAATCCCCAGGGGGACCATGGGGTGAGTTCCATATCCCATTTGCGTTTTCCTCCAACGGTCGGCCATATCTTCGTCAGTTGGCCACGCGAAGTGGCATTTGGTTTTGCGATCTTAGGCGTCCTGATAACATCGGTCATGTGTTGGATGGCTGGTACACGCCTGAAGGACTCACAGCGCTTCTGAAGCGCGATGACAATCGCGCGCACGAGCAGCTCGCAAAAGAGCCATTCAACTACGGCTTTACGTTGCGGCCGTATCAACAGGAGGCCATTCAGTCAATTGAGCAGGCGATTGCACGTGGCCAGAGAGAAATCTTACTGGCCATGGCAACGGGAACTGGCAAAACAAAAACCTGCATTGCCCTTATCTATCGGTTGCTGAAGGCACAACGGTTCCGTCGTGTACTCTTCCTCGTTGACCGATCAGCCCTTGGCGAGCAGGCAGCAAACGCATTCAAAGACACGCGTATGCAAAGCCTGCAAACCTTTGCGGACATTTTTGGAATCAAAGAACTGGGGGAACAAGAACCAGACAGTGACACATCACTTCACATTGCCACGGTCCAAGGTATGGTGAAACGGCTTCTCTATAGCTCCGAAGGGGTCATGCCGCCTTCTGTGGATCAGTACGATTGCATTATTGTAGACGAATGCCATCGTGGCTACCTACTTGATCGCGAATTATCTGAAACAGAATTGACGTTCCGAAGCTACGAAGACTACATCTCAAAGTATCGGCGAGTGCTGGACTACTTTGACGCGGTTAAGGTGGGGCTAACCGCGACCCCTGCGCTGCATACCACGCAAATTTTCGGGTTGCCGATCTACTCCTATAGCTATCGCGAGGCAGTCATCGATGGCTATTTGATAGATCATGAACCGCCTATTCAGGTTCAAACTGAGCTGTCCTCCAAGGGGATCAAATGGCAAGCAGGCGAAGAGGTGAAAGTCTATAACGTTCAACAGAACGAGGTGAAGCTATTCACTGCACCAGACGAAATAAAGATTGAGGTCGAGGAGTTCAATCGGAAAGTCATCACAGAACCATTCAATACGGTAGTATGCCAATTCCTTGCTCGAGAACTGGACCCTAGCACGCCTCACAAGACGTTGATCTTTTGTGTGAATGATGCTCATGCTGATCTGGTGGTTAAGTTGCTGAAAGAGGCCTTCAAAGGCTATTACGGATCAGTCGAGGATGATGCCGTCATCAAGATCACAGGAGCAGCAGACAAACCGTTAGAGTTGATCCGACGCTATAAGAATGAACGAAACCCCAATGTGGCAGTAACGGTTGATCTTCTCACGACAGGGGTGGATGTTCCGGAAATCTGTAACCTCGTCTTTCTTCGGAGGGTCAATAGCCGCATCCTCTTCGATCAAATGCTCGGGAGAGCTACGCGGCTCTGTGACGAGATTGGCAAAGAAACATTCAGAATCTTTGATGCCGTGAGGATCTATGAGGCGCTCCATGAGTTAACGGCCATGCGGCCAGTCGTGGCTGATCCCAAAATTAGCTTTTCCCAGCTGATCAGGGAGATGATGGCATCACAGGGAGATGATGTCCGTGCCCTGGCAAAAGACCAGTTCATTGCCAAGTTCCAACGCAAGAAACGGCACTTGTCGGAGAAGAACAAGCAGGACTTTGAGAGTCGAGCCGGCATGTCGCCGGAAGACTTTCTCAAGAGAATGCACGCGATGTCGCTGGACGACATCGCCTCTTGGTTTACACAGAATTCAGAATTGGGGGAGGTTCTTGATAGAAAAGGCGAGGGAAGAGCAGAACCCATACTCCTCTCTGAACATGCAGATAAGTTAAAAAACGTCGAGCGTGGGTATGGGAAAGCAACGAAGCCAGCTGATTACCTGAAAGAGTTTGAGGAGTTCGTCCGAAGCCAAGGAAACGCCATTCCGGCCTTGGTCACCGTACTCACGCGCCCACGAGAACTGACCCGCAAGCAATTGCGAGATTTGGCTCTGGCATTTGATAAGGCTGGGTTCAGCGAAGCCAATCTTGAAACAGCCTGGCGGGAGATGACGAACCAAGACATTGCAGCCAGGATTGTCGGATACATCAGGCAGGCCGCGTTAGGGGATGCCTTAATTCCGTATGAGCAACGGGTGGATCGCGCACTGCAAACAATTCTCACCTCCAAATATTGGACCGTCCCTCAGCGGCAATGGCTGCAGAAAATTGCGGCTCAGACCAAAGCCAATGTCGTGGTGGACCGTAACGCGCTGGATGATCCGGATCTGATCTTTAAGCGAGAAGGTGGAGGGTTTGCCCGAATCAACAGGATCTTCGATGGGGAGTTGCAACAGGTATTAGATAGCTTCAAAGATTCTATCTGGAATCCTGCGGCCTAG
- a CDS encoding N-6 DNA methylase produces MGNVTHDIVAKLWNLCNVLKDDGVTYHQYVTELTYLLFLKMAKETNAESQIPDGHRWDDLEAKAAPDRLEAYKLTLIHLGSHGSKLVKEIFANASSFIRKPATLSTLVAEIDKIDWYSAKQEGLGDLYEGLLEKNANEKKSGAGQYFTPRPLIDSMVGVMKPTLDDIIQDPAAGTGGFLIAANHYLREHTNPDRWTEGQQRKYRRNTFYGMEHVQDAHRLALMNLMLHGIESDPEAGGIHYGDTLSPEGEALPMATLILTNPPFGTKKGGGLPSRTDFTYPTSNKQLCFLQHVYRSLKTDGRSRAAIVVPDNVLFEGNIGKDIRADLMEKCNLHTILRLPTGIFYAQGVKTNVLFFTRGEKDKGNTKEVWVYDLRANMPQFGKRTELKREHFKEFEAAFGKDSLGSPSSLKKRKDTGEKGRFRCFSRKWIAARGESLDIAWLKDENEGTTAELGEPVALAQEAMSELEGAMEELRGILLELGEDVEEIEA; encoded by the coding sequence ATGGGCAACGTAACGCATGACATCGTGGCCAAGCTGTGGAATCTCTGCAACGTCCTCAAGGACGACGGAGTGACCTATCACCAATATGTGACCGAGTTGACCTACTTGCTGTTCCTGAAGATGGCCAAAGAAACCAACGCAGAGTCACAGATTCCAGATGGCCATCGCTGGGATGATCTTGAGGCGAAAGCTGCTCCAGACCGTCTTGAGGCTTATAAGCTGACGCTGATTCATTTGGGCAGTCACGGGTCAAAGCTTGTGAAGGAGATCTTTGCCAATGCCAGCTCCTTTATCCGCAAACCCGCGACCCTTTCTACCCTGGTTGCCGAGATCGACAAGATCGATTGGTACAGCGCCAAGCAGGAGGGACTCGGCGATCTATATGAGGGGCTCTTAGAGAAGAATGCGAATGAGAAGAAGTCCGGGGCGGGGCAATACTTTACCCCACGGCCATTGATCGACAGCATGGTTGGTGTGATGAAGCCCACGCTTGATGACATCATCCAGGATCCAGCGGCGGGTACCGGCGGCTTTCTTATTGCAGCCAACCATTATCTGCGGGAGCATACGAATCCAGATCGTTGGACAGAGGGTCAGCAACGAAAGTACCGGCGCAATACCTTCTATGGGATGGAGCATGTGCAGGATGCGCACCGTCTCGCGCTTATGAATCTGATGCTCCATGGAATCGAGTCAGACCCCGAGGCGGGCGGCATCCACTACGGAGACACGTTGAGCCCGGAAGGGGAGGCGTTGCCTATGGCAACCCTCATTCTGACGAACCCTCCCTTCGGAACCAAGAAAGGGGGTGGACTCCCTTCCCGGACCGACTTCACGTACCCAACCAGCAATAAGCAATTATGCTTTTTGCAGCATGTCTATCGAAGCCTGAAAACGGATGGTCGAAGTCGTGCCGCGATTGTGGTGCCGGACAACGTATTGTTTGAAGGCAACATCGGGAAAGATATCCGTGCAGACCTGATGGAAAAATGTAACCTCCACACCATCCTTCGGCTGCCAACAGGTATTTTCTATGCACAGGGCGTGAAGACCAATGTGCTTTTCTTTACACGTGGCGAGAAGGATAAAGGTAATACCAAAGAAGTATGGGTCTACGACCTTCGTGCGAATATGCCGCAGTTTGGCAAGCGTACGGAATTGAAGCGGGAGCACTTCAAGGAGTTTGAGGCTGCGTTCGGGAAGGATTCGCTTGGAAGTCCCTCGAGCCTCAAGAAGCGGAAAGACACGGGCGAGAAAGGACGTTTTCGCTGCTTCTCCCGCAAATGGATTGCAGCTCGTGGAGAGAGTCTCGATATTGCGTGGCTCAAGGACGAGAATGAGGGAACAACGGCTGAACTGGGTGAACCAGTTGCGCTGGCACAAGAGGCAATGAGCGAGCTTGAAGGCGCGATGGAAGAGCTTCGAGGAATACTGCTAGAGCTGGGGGAAGATGTCGAGGAGATTGAGGCATGA